One segment of Brassica napus cultivar Da-Ae chromosome C3, Da-Ae, whole genome shotgun sequence DNA contains the following:
- the LOC106348028 gene encoding U-box domain-containing protein 27 has protein sequence MRKDDLYITVPSFFRCPISLDVMKSPVSLCTGVTYDRASIQRWLDGGNNTCPATMQILQNKDFIPNRTLQRLIEIWSDSVRRRASVESAELAAPTRDEIADAIDRVKVEKEERFDREVLAKILRFARESDDNRGFLAGKDDFVRLLVDLMSQIDFKTTSAAKLLIVQEAVKILSMIQSKISDRRRFSNLVLNNGRDRLTTIVYFYKTGNVELKIDCAGLLEFIAVDSESKVSIAERDGLVVELMKSISRDSDSSLIEATLSCLIAISSPRRVKLNLIREKLIKDLTKLLTDPTTASVSVTEKCLKLLESLASTKEGRSEICGGDGECLKTVVRKLMKVSTAATEHAVTVLWSVSYLFKEEKALEAVTSTNGVTKILLLLQSNCSPAVRRMLTDLLKVFKVNSRSCLSAYDTKTTHIMPF, from the coding sequence atgaggaaaGACGATCTATACATCACCGTACCAAGCTTCTTCCGATGTCCTATATCCTTAGACGTCATGAAATCTCCGGTGAGTCTTTGCACCGGTGTGACCTACGACCGCGCTAGCATCCAACGGTGGCTCGACGGCGGGAACAACACGTGTCCGGCGACGATGCAGATTCTTCAGAACAAGGATTTCATACCTAACCGGACTCTTCAGCGTCTCATTGAGATTTGGTCGGACTCTGTTCGTAGGCGCGCTAGTGTCGAATCGGCGGAGTTAGCTGCTCCGACGAGAGACGAGATCGCCGATGCGATCGATAGAGTGAAGGTGGAAAAGGAAGAGAGGTTTGACCGCGAGGTTTTGGCCAAGATTCTCCGGTTCGCTAGAGAGTCCGACGATAACAGAGGCTTCCTCGCCGGGAAAGATGATTTCGTGAGGCTTCTCGTGGATCTCATGAGCCAGATAGATTTCAAAACCACCTCCGCTGCTAAATTGCTCATTGTTCAAGAGGCGGTGAAGATTCTGAGCATGATTCAATCCAAAATCTCAGATCGGAGACGGTTTTCGAATCTGGTTTTAAATAACGGTCGAGATCGGTTAACGACGATCGTCTATTTTTACAAAACCGGGAATGTTGAATTGAAGATTGATTGCGCCGGTTTACTTGAATTCATCGCGGTCGACTCCGAGTCAAAGGTGTCAATCGCCGAGAGAGACGGTTTAGTAGTCGAGCTAATGAAATCAATTAGCAGAGACTCCGATTCGAGCTTAATCGAAGCAACGTTATCATGCTTGATCGCGATCAGCTCACCGAGACGTGTGAAGCTCAATCTAATCAGAGAGAAGCTCATCAAGGATCTCACGAAGCTGTTAACGGATCCAACGACGGCGAGCGTTTCGGTGACGGAGAAATGTTTGAAGCTTCTCGAGAGTTTAGCATCCACCAAGGAAGGCAGATCGGAAATCTGCGGCGGAGACGGAGAGTGTTTGAAGACGGTGGTTAGGAAGCTGATGAAAGTATCGACGGCGGCAACGGAGCACGCCGTGACGGTGCTTTGGAGCGTCTCTTATCTTTTCAAAGAAGAGAAGGCGCTTGAAGCGGTTACGAGTACTAACGGCGTTACGAAGATTCTGTTACTGTTACAGAGCAATTGCTCTCCCGCCGTGAGGCGGATGTTAACGGATCTTCTTAAGGTCTTCAAGGTGAATTCAAGATCTTGCCTTTCGGCTTACGACACCAAAACGACACATATTATGCCGTTTTAA
- the LOC111203742 gene encoding uncharacterized protein LOC111203742, producing MAEEEDTKEDEFLAKIADAETPLYPSCANHSKLSAIVSLFRLKTTNGWSDKSFNDLLETLPEMLPVDNILHSSLYEVKKFLKSFDMGYEKIHACVNDCCLFRKKLKKLDNCPKCKASRWKINLHTDEVKKGVPHKVLRYFPIIPRLKRMFRSQEMATNLRWHASNKSSDGKLRHPVDSVTWKQMDAKYPTFAAEERNIRLGLSTDGFNPFSMQNSKYSCWPVLLVNYNLPPNLCMKKENIMLTLLIPGPQQPGNSIDVYLESLIEDLNQLWSKGESAYDVLSNSVFTLKAMLLWTISDFPAYGNLAGCKVKGKMGCPVCGKHTDSVWMKFCRKHVYMSHRKGLPPPHRYRSKKSWFNGHTEHGNKCRILSGQDISSNLKNFVNNFGNVKESGAKRKRTVSVEEDFDMGDDSSESEAEEEDEVDEEELSRWKKRSIFFQLPYWERNVAKSIVSTLLHCGNSKDGLNTRKDLEHLGIRKDLHPKAKGKRTYLPATPWSLSKSEKKVFCKRLFDFKGPDGYCSNISRGVSVEECKVAGLNSHDYHVLMQQMLLVAVRGLLPKGPRLAILRIFFDIIVHLTVHLGREARLCGPVHFRWMYPFERHMKILKDFVRNHARPEGCIAESYLVEECMRFCSDFLKKTTSVEEKLDRNTDYESQSILEGRPILVARSIDLSEMEKKTIHLAVIQNTAVVEPYIPIDSGTHDETLKWLAYGPRTNARSYTGYIVNGQRFHTHSVHKHTQNSGVFYEATAMCRASAKDTSQVVDLVSYYGRVTEIILVDDNVFYVPLFRCQWAVRGNGVKMEDGFTLVNLNQSQVLFNRDPYILASQAKQVFYSREDDTSSWYIILKGPSRRYSEADEEEVNPDIGPLPSSIDMEVEIEEAHNARVDCEGIYV from the exons ATGGCAGAGGAAGAGGACACGAAAGAAGATGAGTTCTTGGCGAAGATAGCTGATGCTGAAACCCCATTATATCCAAGCTGTGCAAACCATAGCAAGCTATCTGCAATCGTCTCACTATTTAGACTGAAGACTACGAATGGGTGGTCAGACAAGAGCTTCAACGATCTACTGGAGACATTACCCGAGATGTTACCAGTGGATAACATTCTTCATTCATCATTGTACGAAGTGAAGAAATTCCTGAAGTCTTTTGATATGGGTTATGAGAAGATTCACGCGTGTGTCAATGACTGTTGTCTATTCAGAAAGAAGTTGAAGAAGCTCGACAATTGTCCTAAATGCAAGGCTTCAAGGTGGAAGATTAATCTGCATACTGATGAGGTCAAGAAAGGTGTCCCACATAAGGTATTAAGATACTTTCCAATAATCCCAAGGCTGAAGAGGATGTTCAGGTCTCAAGAAATGGCAACAAACTTAAGGTGGCATGCTAGTAACAAGAGCAGCGACGGGAAACTCAGACACCCCGTAGATTCTGTGACATGGAAACAAATGGACGCCAAATATCCCACATTTGCTGCTGAAGAAAGAAACATACGGCTGGGGCTCTCCACGGATGGGTTTAATCCTTTCAGCATGCAGAACAGCAAGTACAGTTGTTGGCCAGTGCTGCTAGTGAACTACAATTTGCCTCCTAATCTATgtatgaagaaggagaatatcATGCTAACCTTGCTCATTCCTGGTCCACAACAGCCGGGTAACAGTATTGACGTCTACTTAGAGTCATTAATAGAGGATTTGAACCAGTTGTGGAGCAAAGGAGAGTCTGCATATGATGTGTTGAGTAATTCCGTGTTTACTCTCAAAGCAATGCTGCTATGGACTATTAGCGATTTCCCTGCCTACGGAAATCTTGCTGGATGCAAAGTGAAGGGTAAAATGGGTTGTCCTGTATGCGGAAAACACACTGATAGTGTGTGGATGAAGTTCTGCAGGAAGCATGTTTATATGTCCCATAGAAAGGGTCTCCCACCACCGCATAGGTATCGTTCAAAGAAGTCTTGGTTTAATGGACACACAGAACATGGGAATAAGTGTAGAATACTATCTGGTCAAGACATTTCCAGTAACCTGAAGAACTTTGTCAACAATTTTGGGAATGTTAAAGAATCTGGAGCGAAGAGAAAGAGGACAGTCAGTGTTGAAGAAGACTTTGACATGGGAGACGATTCTAGTGAATCCGaggcagaggaagaagatgaagtagACGAAGAGGAATTGTCAAGATGGAAGAAAAGGTCGATATTTTTCCAACTGCCTTATTGGGAG CGAAATGTGGCAAAGAGCATTGTGTCCACGTTACTGCATTGTGGGAATTCAAAGGATGGTCTCAATACTCGCAAAGATCTGGAACACTTAGGTATTAGGAAGGATCTGCACCCCAAGGCGAAAGGGAAAAGGACTTACTTACCCGCAACACCTTGGTCTTTGTCCAAGTCTGAGAAGAAGGTCTTCTGTAAGCGACTTTTTGATTTTAAAGGACCTGATGGATATTGTTCAAACATATCAAGGGGAGTTTCAGTTGAGGAGTGTAAGGTAGCTGGTCTCAATTCGCATGATTATCATGTCCTGATGCAACAGATGCTTCTGGTTGCAGTTAGGGGGTTATTGCCTAAAGGCCCTAGACTAGCAATACTACGCAT TTTCTTCGACATTATCGTTCATTTGACGGTCCATCTAGGAAGGGAAGCTCGGCTCTGCGGTCCAGTCCACTTTCGTTGGATGTATCCCTTTGAGAG GCACATGAAGATACTGAAAGACTTCGTTAGAAATCATGCAAGGCCAGAGGGTTGTATTGCTGAGTCCTATCTTGTAGAAGAGTGCATGCGGTTCTGTAGTGACTTTCTTAAGAAGACAACAAGTGTGGAGGAGAAATTAGATAGGAATACTGACTATGAGAGCCAGTCGATCTTAGAGGGACGTCCAATTTTGGTAGCCAGATCAATTGATCTGTCTGAAATGGAGAAGAAAACGATCCATCTTGCTGTCATTCAGAACACAGCTGTTGTCGAGCCTTAT ATACCTATTGATTCTGGAACACATGATGAAACTCTAAAATGGTTGGCATATGGACCTCGGACTAATGCAAGATCGTACACAGGCTATATAGTTAATGGACAGCGGTTTCACACACACTCAGTTCATAAGCATACCCAAAACAGCGGAGTATTTTACGAGGCTACTGCAATGTGTAGAGCGAGTGCGAAAGACACGTCACAAGTTGTTGATTTGGTATCATACTATGGGAGAGTTACAGAGATTATCTTGGTGGACGACAATGTGTTTTATGTCCCTCTATTCAGGTGTCAATGGGCAGTAAGAGGAAACGGAGTTAAGATGGAGGATGGGTTCACACTTGTTAACTTGAATCAGTCTCAAGTTTTGTTTAATAGGGATCCCTACATTCTAGCTTCACAGGCAAAACAAGTGTTTTACTCAAGGGAGGATGACACCTCGAGCTGGTATATTATACTAAAAGGTCCATCAAGAAGATACAGTGAAGCAGACGAAGAAGAAGTCAACCCAGATATTGGACCACTGCCATCATCTATTGACATGGAAGTTGAAATAGAAGAAGCTCATAATGCCAGAGTTGATTGTGAAGGCATATATGTGTGA